The following are encoded together in the Nymphaea colorata isolate Beijing-Zhang1983 chromosome 14, ASM883128v2, whole genome shotgun sequence genome:
- the LOC116267428 gene encoding thylakoid lumenal 16.5 kDa protein, chloroplastic yields MAAFSFSSSFPVCSSLPRTTVAPSSSPPVYLSAYHDAESAETTTTRPAFLNGVSRRHALLSLSFSSLTLSIAGFSSAAILEADDDEELLEKAKRDRKKRLEKQGVINSSKNETVYLQELVYKLSKVGQAIENNDLSAAGAVLGPNTESDWVKNVSAAFNKLSSSSEEKGLVDTFYASLASLISSVAKQDVNSSKIAFVSSATALEKWTSSTGLAAQLKGL; encoded by the exons ATGGCAGcgttttccttctcttcttccttccctgTCTGCTCCTCTTTGCCGAGGACAACCGTAGCCCCGTCATCCTCTCCTCCTGTGTATCTCTCCGCCTACCATGACGCAGAATCAGCAGAGACGACCACCACACGCCCCGCATTCCTCAATGGCGTCTCCAGGCGTCACGCCCTCCTCTCCTTGTCCTTCTCCTCCCTTACTCTCTCCATTGCCGGTTTCTCCTCGGCGGCGATTCTGGAAGCGGACGACGATGAGGAGCTCCTTGAGAAGGCTAAGCGGGACAGAAAGAAGCGGCTGGAGAAGCAGGGCGTCATCAACTCCTCCAAGAATGAGACAG TTTACTTGCAGGAACTTGTGTACAAGCTGAGCAAAGTTGGCCAAGCCATTGAAAACAATGATCTCTCTGCAGCAGGTGCTGTTCTTGGCCCCAACACTGAAAGTGACTGGGTCAAAAATGTCAGTGCAGCTTTCAACAAG TTGAGCTCTAGTTCGGAGGAAAAGGGTCTCGTGGATACCTTCTACGCTTCATTGGCATCGCTCATATCATCAG TGGCCAAGCAGGACGTCAACTCATCGAAGATAGCATTCGTGTCATCCGCTACGGCCTTAGAAAAGTGGACCTCTTCAACTGGCTTGGCGGCGCAACTGAAAGGACTGTAA